Proteins encoded together in one Fundulus heteroclitus isolate FHET01 unplaced genomic scaffold, MU-UCD_Fhet_4.1 scaffold_70, whole genome shotgun sequence window:
- the fam136a gene encoding protein FAM136A, translated as MAEAHQTRVQKVVEDMVQGLERDHIRKMQGRMFRCSAECCDRPSESMSQVHQCIERCHTPLAQAQGLVTSELEKFQDRLTRCTMHCNDKAKDLFDSGSKEPAVRSLMDRCVGSCVDDHINLVPSMTRRLKENLDSIQQ; from the exons ATGGCAGAAGCACATCAGACACGCGTGCAGAAGGTGGTCGAAGACATGGTCCAAGGTCTGGAGAGGGATCACATCCGGAAGATGCAG GGACGCATGTTCAGATGCAGCGCAGAATGCTGCGATCGCCCCTCTGAGTCCATGTCCCAGGTCCATCAGTGCATCGAGAGGTGTCACACTCCTCTAGCCCAGGCTCAGGGACTGGTCACCTCAGAGCTGGAGAAGTTTCAG GACCGCCTGACCCGATGCACGATGCACTGCAACGACAAGGCGAAGGATCTGTTCGACTCCGGCTCAAAGGAGCCGGCCGTGCGGTCGCTCATGGACCGCTGCGTGGGCAGCTGCGTGGACGACCACATTAACCTGGTCCCCAGCATGACCCGCAGACTCAAGGAGAACCTGGACTCTATACAGCAGTGA